A stretch of Candidatus Symbiobacter mobilis CR DNA encodes these proteins:
- the recG gene encoding ATP-dependent DNA helicase RecG, which yields MTPRSGPQRALHKLGLVRPIDLALHLPLRYEDETCLYTLRTVREGQTAQIEGQIRATEVRAGRQLLVTLDDGTGTCLLRFFSFTPGMQRALAVGQKIRVRGEVKGGFAGWTMLHPAFQPAGGTLPATLTPVYPSTAGLPQAYLRKAIDGGLQAAVLDEFVPPQCWEEAGIDPAWTLRAALALLHHPPPGPPPQRTHPPQRTHPAWRRLQAEELLAQQIAQQRSRAERERQRAPTLAGGTLQERLLAALPFGLTAAQRRVCAEIADDLRRRAPMHRLLQGDVGSGKTIVAAMAACIAIDAGWQCALMAPTEILATQHIAKLVAWLQPLGVQVAWLMGGQGKRQRHAALDAIASGQAQLAVGTHAMVQDTVRFARLGLAIIDEQHRFGVEQRWKLRNKTATVGDGGDSTSPLQPPLQPHLLMMTATPIPRTLAMSYWADLDVSTIDELPPGRTPVVTRLVHAARRGQVIERVRIAVESGRQAYWVCPLIEESEALDLSNATQTHAELCAAMPGVRVGLLHSRMSPAEKRMVMQEFVAGTMGLLVSTTVIEVGVDVPNASLMIVENAQRFGLSQLHQLRGRVGRGQAASACVLLYAAEEGGKLGEGARDRLQAMAQCQDGFAIAQRDLEIRGPGEFLGLRQSGAMLLRFADLRDNADVLDWARHTARHLLTHNPEAAQAHEQRWLGNKTQFLGA from the coding sequence ATGACGCCGCGTTCCGGCCCCCAGCGGGCGCTGCACAAACTCGGGCTGGTGCGTCCCATCGACCTGGCCCTGCACCTGCCGCTGCGCTACGAGGACGAAACCTGCCTGTATACCCTGCGCACCGTGCGGGAGGGGCAAACAGCCCAGATCGAAGGCCAGATCCGTGCCACCGAGGTGCGCGCAGGTCGGCAGTTGCTCGTGACGCTTGACGACGGAACGGGAACGTGTCTGCTGCGGTTTTTTTCTTTCACCCCCGGGATGCAGCGTGCATTGGCCGTGGGGCAGAAGATTCGCGTTCGTGGCGAGGTCAAAGGCGGTTTTGCCGGGTGGACGATGCTGCACCCGGCCTTCCAGCCCGCCGGGGGGACGCTGCCTGCAACGCTGACCCCCGTCTATCCCAGCACCGCAGGGCTGCCGCAGGCGTATTTGCGCAAAGCCATCGACGGGGGCCTGCAAGCCGCCGTGCTCGACGAATTCGTGCCCCCGCAGTGTTGGGAGGAAGCGGGAATCGACCCCGCGTGGACGTTGCGCGCCGCGCTCGCTTTGTTGCATCACCCCCCACCCGGTCCGCCGCCGCAGCGCACGCACCCGCCGCAGCGCACGCACCCGGCGTGGCGCAGGCTCCAGGCGGAGGAATTGCTCGCGCAGCAAATCGCCCAACAGCGTTCGCGTGCCGAGCGGGAGCGCCAGCGTGCGCCGACGCTGGCCGGCGGCACGTTGCAAGAGCGCCTGCTGGCTGCCTTGCCTTTTGGGCTGACCGCCGCGCAACGCCGCGTCTGTGCGGAAATTGCCGACGATCTGCGGCGCCGTGCGCCGATGCATCGCCTGCTGCAAGGTGACGTCGGTTCCGGCAAGACCATCGTCGCCGCCATGGCCGCGTGCATTGCCATCGATGCGGGTTGGCAATGCGCGCTGATGGCGCCGACTGAAATCCTCGCGACCCAGCACATCGCCAAACTCGTTGCGTGGCTTCAACCGCTGGGGGTGCAGGTGGCGTGGCTGATGGGGGGGCAGGGCAAACGGCAGCGTCACGCCGCGCTCGACGCCATCGCCAGCGGCCAGGCGCAGCTCGCTGTGGGAACGCACGCCATGGTGCAAGACACCGTGCGCTTTGCGCGGTTGGGGCTGGCGATCATCGACGAACAGCACCGTTTCGGCGTCGAACAGCGCTGGAAGCTGCGCAACAAGACGGCTACCGTGGGCGACGGTGGAGACAGTACATCTCCTCTGCAGCCCCCTCTGCAACCCCATTTGCTGATGATGACCGCAACGCCGATCCCTCGCACGCTGGCGATGAGTTATTGGGCAGACCTCGACGTTTCGACGATCGACGAACTGCCCCCAGGCCGAACGCCGGTCGTGACCAGGCTCGTCCACGCCGCACGCCGGGGGCAGGTGATCGAGCGCGTGCGCATCGCCGTCGAATCGGGAAGGCAGGCGTACTGGGTGTGCCCGCTGATCGAGGAGAGCGAGGCGCTTGACCTTTCCAATGCCACCCAGACCCATGCGGAACTCTGCGCCGCTATGCCGGGGGTGCGCGTGGGGCTGCTGCATTCGCGTATGTCCCCTGCCGAGAAGCGCATGGTTATGCAGGAATTTGTTGCCGGGACGATGGGGCTGCTGGTCAGCACGACGGTCATCGAAGTCGGCGTGGATGTTCCCAATGCCAGTCTGATGATCGTCGAGAACGCCCAGCGCTTCGGCCTATCCCAGCTCCATCAATTGCGCGGAAGGGTGGGGCGCGGGCAGGCTGCTTCGGCCTGCGTGCTGCTCTACGCTGCAGAAGAAGGCGGCAAGCTGGGCGAAGGCGCACGTGACCGGCTCCAGGCCATGGCGCAGTGCCAGGACGGGTTTGCCATCGCCCAGCGGGATTTGGAGATACGCGGCCCCGGCGAATTCCTCGGGCTGCGCCAATCCGGCGCGATGCTGCTGCGCTTTGCCGACCTGCGCGACAACGCCGATGTGCTCGACTGGGCACGCCACACCGCCCGCCACCTTCTCACCCACAACCCCGAAGCAGCCCAGGCGCACGAACAACGGTGGCTGGGGAACAAGACGCAGTTTTTGGGTGCGTGA
- a CDS encoding PIN domain-containing protein — MKPIRIYLDMCCLQRPMDDQAHMRIHIEAEAILGILAWCEAGNADLLNSVALEYEADHNPHPSRKAFVQEVLSKSVFTVQATDSVKQRTQHFGKFGIKVLDSLHLACAVEAKATYFCTCDDRFLRRAKQMNTKTTKVVSPLELIEGIEP; from the coding sequence ATGAAACCAATCCGGATTTACCTAGACATGTGCTGTCTACAGCGCCCAATGGATGATCAAGCCCATATGCGCATTCATATCGAAGCTGAAGCCATTCTTGGCATATTAGCTTGGTGTGAAGCTGGAAACGCGGACTTATTAAACTCCGTTGCCTTGGAATATGAAGCTGACCACAACCCTCATCCGTCAAGAAAGGCTTTTGTTCAAGAAGTCTTGTCAAAAAGCGTTTTTACCGTTCAGGCTACGGACTCTGTAAAACAACGTACTCAACACTTCGGAAAATTTGGAATCAAAGTATTAGATTCGTTACATCTTGCTTGCGCGGTAGAAGCGAAAGCAACTTATTTTTGCACTTGCGATGACCGTTTTCTTAGGCGAGCAAAGCAGATGAATACTAAAACAACAAAGGTAGTTTCCCCTTTGGAACTTATCGAGGGAATTGAACCATGA
- a CDS encoding restriction endonuclease yields MFLHKKGSHDEGIDLIVTEYYKTDIVLVSITSIVQCKLYRDQAPVSDIRDFFGVMVSRTATGYFLQHQHYQIKRLINFPLWLIHPLTQISYMLFREGN; encoded by the coding sequence ATATTTCTACATAAAAAAGGCAGTCACGATGAAGGAATAGATTTAATAGTCACTGAATATTATAAAACAGATATTGTTTTGGTTTCAATTACAAGCATTGTACAATGCAAGCTATATCGAGATCAAGCTCCAGTATCAGATATTCGTGACTTCTTTGGTGTTATGGTTTCAAGGACTGCCACGGGGTATTTTTTACAACATCAACACTATCAAATCAAGCGATTAATAAATTTCCCCCTCTGGCTAATTCATCCTCTCACGCAAATAAGCTACATGTTGTTTCGGGAAGGGAATTAA